The proteins below come from a single Mya arenaria isolate MELC-2E11 chromosome 8, ASM2691426v1 genomic window:
- the LOC128242884 gene encoding partitioning defective protein 6-like, protein MSKSSKSSLRNDSGVVEVKSKFDAEFRRFSVDRGRQTKFADFKETVERIHFLKDHPFTITYTDIHGDLLPINNDDNFNLAIFTAKPALRINVQKKGESYGELNGYGTVQKRKKPLTKILSSDSGSPRARIPIGLPEDFRRVSAIIDVDVVPETHRRVKLMKNGSDKPLGFYIRDGTSVRVTPQGLDKVPGIYISRLVPGGLAESTGLLAVNDEVLEVNGIEVHGKTLDQVTDMMVANSSNLIITVKPVNQRLTLAPQRGGVGRYSQMSQASHLTNTSGHSRQSSKSYDSDMIPEQDDEDEVQDYLNKSSSKSDQSSRSDKSERSRVSDPAEKLTQVEKLNKSDRSYHSNRSNGSSGNRSNGSGPNQQANGSGRNQKAGGSGRSQGSGSGSGRQKHEGGGTKGASDGPMVTL, encoded by the exons ATGTCGAAGAGTTCCAAGTCTTCGCTAAGGAATGATTCCGGAGTTGTTGAAGTAAAGAGCAAG TTTGATGCAGAATTTCGACGATTTTCTGTGGACCGTGGAAGACAGACAAAATTTGCAGATTTCAAGGAGACTGTTGAACGTATTCACTTTCTTAAGGACCATCCATTCACAATAACATACACCGACATCCATGGGGACCTACTGCCTATCAACAATGATGATAACTTTAACCTCGCCATCTTTACTGCTAAGCCTGCTCTTAGAATAAATGTACAAAAGAAAG GAGAGAGCTATGGTGAGTTGAATGGTTATGGCACGGTTCAGAAGAGGAAGAAGCCTCTCACCAAAATCCTGAGTAGCGACTCCGGCTCTCCACGGGCCCGTATTCCCATCGGCCTTCCTGAGGACTTTCGCCGGGTCTCTGCCATCATTGATGTTGACGTTGTGCCTGAAACCCATCGGAGGGTGAAACTGATGAAAAATGGGTCCGATAAGCCCTTAGGCTTTTACATTCGTGATGGCACCAGTGTTCGCGTTACCCCACAGGGTCTTGATAAAGTGCCAGGCATTTATATTTCGCGTTTAGTTCCAGGAGGTTTGGCAGAGAGTACAGGTTTGTTGGCTGTGAATGATGAGGTGCTTGAGGTGAACGGCATTGAAGTTCACGGCAAAACCCTTGACCAGGTCACGGACATGATGGTGGCCAATAGTTCAAACCTGATTATTACTGTGAAACCCGTGAATCAAAGACTTACACTGGCGCCACAGCGAGGCGGAGTGGGCAGGTACTCCCAGATGTCGCAGGCTTCCCACTTAACAAACACGTCTGGTCACTCCAGGCAGTCTTCCAAATCTTATGACTCTGACATGATTCCAGAACAAGATGATGAGGACGAAGTTCAAGACTATTTAAATAAGAGTTCATCAAAAAGTGACCAAAGTAGCAGAAGTGATAAGTCAGAGAGGAGTCGGGTTAGTGACCCAGCTGAAAAATTGACACAGGTGGAGAAATTGAACAAAAGTGATAGAAGTTACCATAGTAACCGGAGCAATGGTAGTTCAGGTAACCGGTCAAACGGGAGTGGCCCCAATCAGCAGGCAAACGGTAGTGGACGCAACCAGAAAGCTGGCGGGAGTGGTCGTAGCCAAGGAAGCGGAAGTGGAAGTGGAAGGCAAAAACATGAGGGAGGGGGCACAAAAGGGGCCAGTGATGGGCCGATGGTCACACTCTAG
- the LOC128243483 gene encoding uncharacterized protein LOC128243483 — MEKYRNGGLRPALVHQEVMKKNLIAPFRAFEFVCSGSQRKILSSLKEWDSNYCPSGSNTSNTTDIGHSKTIESYNDNVDPKHIQLSGSFSSDSNNNSDDINIMKSYYSDELSTSSLFSSSGVQSGGNMDIGRESVDNERDNVVVSNTTDEILSNSEKQMTESSSLHSGQRTVENTVVDSHSSAIKCDFSESRTVRNTRCQSNKKSKKTSKRELVVALKRMDVVLGQLTNNQINIHEIDIESISCTCSKKTQNNEQCLKQAYKDDKNHVHSTSNEDSAVSKVTIQNKTHAEPCEQDTTDNVEDSVSGSECSMEKWPALSCPVLEGQPHSPVLAPDWQIKQSPDIVSESYSSDLPDQPQPLTKAGPLQHLAMTVWSESMVNSSQPLKVASSPERSEELDSEKADLFQSSSEDPPEPKDIADSLKHTYREGMSKLGDTSDVLQPSDKAGLFKPLETEDPHNLSDIIGVSQPLAETDPSRPEYTAVLLDTTGPPQPSDTAGPSPPMDTAGPPKPSDTTGPPQLSDTAGPSPPLKTQPFDTAGLTQPFDTAGLTQPFDTAGLTQPFDTAGLTQPFDTAGLTQPFDTAGLTQPFDTAGLTQPFDTAGLTQPCDTAGLTQPFDTAGLTQPCDTASLHKPLDIVSPDFQQTQGVSQCSSLRLGNTSQSGSEESETFLHTDKLDSCDDMKEVFNGFVNYVEQNLRKGKKTSRSAENHSGTFQTRTRIFTNKQKAVHQQSKRTETVKIYCRQLSEDKKVITMKSRTIQREILPPIKELEKEMMDCFRKSCSPKQPASAPSKDRHKDKILKEKAQILLQSYDATVERSFKSQLRKLSVDVDRGKTPGNSSLSTKNTSAEGSYRSLNEKILKSKARQLLMESDKPSVDRKDRNKCSSSGKRLSEETPSRRLKELQRKN, encoded by the exons atggaaaaatatcgGAATGGTGGATTGAGACCAGCACTTGTTCACCAGG agGTTATGAAGAAAAATCTAATAGCTCCGTTTAGGGCTTTTGAGTTTGTGTGCTCAGGCTCCCAACGAAAGATCCTAAGTAGTCTTAAAG AGTGGGACTCAAACTATTGTCCATCAGGGTCCAACACAAGCAACACCACTGACATTGGACACAGCAAAACTATTGAAAGTTACAATG ACAATGTTGACCCGAAGCACATCCAGCTCAGTGGGAGTTTCAGCAGTGACAGTAACAACAACAGCGATGATATAAACATCATGAAATCTTACTACAGTGATGAGCTTTCTACTTCTAGCCTGTTTTCAAGTTCTGGGGTTCAGAGTGGTGGCAATATGGACATTGGCAGGGAGAGTGTGGACAATGAACGTGATAATGTGGTCGTCTCAAATACCACAGatgaaattttatcaaatagTGAGAAACAAATGACGGAAAGTAGTAGTTTGCATTCGGGTCAAAGGACTGTTGAGAATACAGTTGTAGACAGTCACTCCAGTGCTATTAAATGTGACTTCTCAGAGAGTAGAACGGTTAGAAATACTAGGTGTCAATCAAACAAGAAATCCAAGAAAACCTCTAAAAGAGAGCTTGTTGTTGCTTTAAAAAGAATGGATGTAGTTTTAGGTCAACTCACAAATAATCAAATCAACATTCATGAGATTGACATTGAAAGCATTTCATGTACTTGTAGCAAGAAAACTCAGAATAATGAACAGTGTTTAAAGCAGGCATATAAAGATGATAAGAATCATGTACATTCAACAAGTAATGAAGACTCAGCTGTATCTAAGGTAACCATTCAGAACAAAACACATGCAGAACCATGTGAGCAAGATACAACAGACAATGTTGAGGATTCTGTATCTGGCAGTGAGTGTTCTATGGAGAAATGGCCTGCCCTGTCATGCCCAGTGTTGGAGGGGCAGCCCCATTCTCCAGTGCTGGCCCCTGACTGGCAGATAAAGCAGTCTCCAGACATAGTTAGTGAGTCATATTCCTCGGACTTACCAGACCAGCCCCAGCCCCTAACCAAAGCAGGCCCACTTCAGCACTTGGCCATGACAGTTTGGTCTGAATCTATGGTTAACTCTTCACAGCCATTGAAAGTGGCAAGCTCCCCTGAACGCTCAGAGGAATTGGACTCAGAGAAAGCAGATCTGTTTCAATCCTCGTCCGAAGATCCACCGGAGCCCAAAGATATAGCAGATtccttaaaacacacatatagaGAAGGTATGTCTAAGTTAGGAGATACATCAGATGTCCTGCAACCCTCAGACAAAGCAGGCTTGTTTAAACCTTTAGAAACAGAAGATCCCCACAATCTCTCAGACATTATAGGTGTTTCTCAACCCTTAGCTGAAACAGACCCATCTCGGCCTGAATACACAGCAGTGTTATTGGACACAACAGGCCCACCTCAGCCCTCGGACACAGCTGGCCCATCACCTCCCATGGACACAGCAGGCCCACCAAAGCCCTCGGACACAACAGGCCCACCTCAGCTCTCTGACACAGCAGGCCCATCTCCTCCCTTGAAAACACAGCCCTTTGACACAGCAGGCCTAACACAGCCGTTTGACACAGCAGGCCTAACACAGCCGTTTGACACAGCAGGCCTAACACAGCCGTTTGACACAGCAGGCCTAACACAGCCGTTTGACACAGCAGGCCTAACGCAGCCCTTTGACACAGCAGGCCTAACACAGCCCTTTGACACAGCAGGTCTAACGCAGCCCTTTGACACAGCAGGCCTAACACAGCCGTGTGACACAGCAGGCCTAACACAGCCCTTTGACACAGCAGGCCTAACACAGCCCTGTGACACAGCAAGTCTGCATAAACCATTGGACATAGTATCTCCCGATTTCCAGCAAACACAGGGCGTCTCACAATGTTCCTCTCTTCGACTGGGGAACACAAGTCAGTCTGGTTCAGAAGAGAGTGAAACTTTCTTACACACTGATAAACTTGATTCTTGTGATGACATGAAAGAAGTTTTTAATGGCTTTGTCAACTATGTGGAACAGAACTTACGAAAAGGAAAGAAAACAAGTCGTTCTGCCGAAAATCATTCAGGAACATTTCAGACTCGGACACGTATTTTCACTAATAAACAAAAAGCAGTACATCAGCAGTCCAAAAGAACagaaacagtaaaaatatattgtcgACAATTATCagaagataaaaaagttatcacAATGAAAAGCAGAACAATTCAAAGAGAAATCCTACCTCCCATTAAGGAACTTGAGAAAGAAATGATGGACTGTTTTAGGAAGAGTTGCTCTCCAAAACAACCAGCTTCTGCACCAAGTAAAGATAGACATAAGGACaagattttaaaagaaaaagcccAGATATTACTTCAATCATATGATGCAACTGTGGAAAGAAGTTTCAAGAGTCAATTAAGAAAGTTATCAGTAGACGTTGACAGAGGAAAAACTCCTGGGAATAGCAGCTTAAGCACAAAAAACACCTCGGCGGAGGGGAGTTATAGGAGCCTAAATGAGAAGATACTGAAGAGCAAGGCAAGGCAATTACTCATGGAAAGTGATAAGCCAAGTGTGGATAGGAAGGACAGAAATAAATGTTCTAGTTCTGGCAAGAGGCTGTCTGAAGAAACACCTAGCCGAAGGTTGAAGGAGTTGCAAAGGAAGAACTAG